Proteins encoded together in one Pseudorca crassidens isolate mPseCra1 chromosome 17, mPseCra1.hap1, whole genome shotgun sequence window:
- the YTHDF3 gene encoding YTH domain-containing family protein 3 isoform X1 has protein sequence MFYLDLTLLHRAEETGEESFSVQNGSIHQKDAVNDDDFEPYLSSQTNQNNSYPPMSDPYMPSYYAPSIGFPYSLGEAAWSTAGDQPMPYLTTYGQMSNGEHHYIPDGVFSQPGALGNTPPFLGQHGFNFFPGNADFSTWGTSGSQGQSTQSSAYSSSYGYPPSSLGRAITDGQAGFGNDTLSKVPGISSIEQGMTGLKIGGDLTAAVTKTVGTALSSSGMTSIAANSVPPVSSAAPKPTSWAAIARKPAKPQPKLKPKGSVGIGGSAVPPPPIKHNMNIGTWDEKGSVVKAPAAQPVLPPQTLVQQPQPLIQPPPLVQGQLPPPQPQPQPGAQPQAQPHQAQPQPQPLQNRWLAPRNRGAGFHQNSGGGGENFGLGVVPASASPSSVEVHPVLEKLKAINNYNPKDFDWNLKNGRVFIIKSYSEDDIHRSIKYSIWCSTEHGNKRLDAAYRSLNGKGPLYLLFSVNGSGHFCGVAEMKSVVDYNAYAGVWSQDKWKGKFEVKWIFVKDVPNNQLRHIRLENNDNKPVTNSRDTQEVPLEKAKQVLKIIATFKHTTSIFDDFAHYEKRQEEEEAMRRASLVVQWLRIRLPMQGTRIPALVREDPTCRGATKPVHHNY, from the exons ATGTTCTATCTTGATTTGACTCTGCTTCATAGAGCAGAGGAAACAGGCGAAGAATCAT TTTCAGTACAAAACGGTTCGATTCATCAAAAAGATGCTGTAAATGATGATGATTTTGAGCCATACTTGAGTAGCCAGACAAATCAG aataACAGCTATCCACCAATGTCAGATCCATACATGCCTAGTTACTATGCTCCATCCATTGGATTTCCATATTCTCTTGGGGAAGCAGCATGGTCCACAGCTGGAGACCAACCTATGCCATATCTGACAACCTATGGACAAATGAGTAATGGAGAACATCATTATATACCAGATGGTGTGTTTAGTCAACCTGGGGCATTAGGAAATACCCCTCCATTTCTTGGTCAACATGGATTTAACTTTTTTCCTGGTAATGCTGATTTCTCTACATGGGGGACAAGTGGATCTCAGGGACAATCAACACAAAGTTCTGCTTATAGTAGCAGTTACGGCTATCCACCTAGTTCTCTTGGGAGAGCTATTACTGATGGACAggctggatttggcaatgatacTTTGAGTAAGGTGCCTGGCATTAGCAGTATTGAGCAAGGCATGACTGGACTGAAAATTGGTGGTGACCTGACAGCCGCAGTGACAAAAACTGTAGGAACAGCTTTGAGCAGCAGTGGTATGACTAGCATTGCAGCCAATAGTGTGCCGCCCGTTAGCAGTGCAGCGCCTAAGCCAACTTCCTGGGCTGCCATTGCCAGAAAACCTGCCAAACCTCAACCGAAACTCAAACCCAAGGGCAGCGTGGGGATCGGGGGCTCCGCCGTGCCACCACCTCCTATAAAACACAACATGAATATTGGAACTTGGGATGAAAAGGGGTCAGTAGTAAAGGCTCCAGCAGCCCAACCAGTTCTGCCTCCTCAGACTCTAGTCCAGCAGCCTCAGCCGTTAATTCAGCCGCCACCATTGGTGCAAGGCCAGCTGCCCccgccgcagccgcagccgcagccggGAGCGCAGCCGCAGGCCCAGCCTCACCAAGCACAGCCGCAGCCGCAGCCACTGCAGAATCGCTGGCTCGCTCCTCGGAACAGGGGGGCGGGCTTCCACCAGAACAGTGGAGGGGGAGGTGAAAACTTTGGTTTAGGTGTTGTTCCTGCCAGTGCTTCACCTTCAAGTGTAGAAGTGCATCCAGTGCTGGAAAAGCTAAAGGCCATAAACAACTACAATCCCAAAGACTTTGACTGGAACCTGAAGAACGGACGGGTGTTTATAATTAAAAGCTATTCTGAGGATGACATTCACCGTTCCATTAAGTACTCTATCTGGTGTAGTACTGAGCATGGTAATAAGCGTTTGGATGCCGCTTACCGTTCCCTGAATGGGAAGGGCCCACTCTATTTGCTCTTCAGCGTGAATGGCAGTGGACATTTTTGTGGAGTGGCTGAGATGAAGTCTGTTGTGGACTATAACGCGTATGCCGGTGTCTGGTCTCAGGATAAGTGGAAGGGCAAATTTGAAGTTAAATGGATCTTTGTCAAAGATGTTCCCAATAACCAGTTACGGCATATTCGCTTAGAAAATAATGACAACAAACCAGTTACCAATTCAAGGGACACCCAAGAGGTACCCCTAGAAAAAGCTAAGCAAGTGCTTAAAATAATTGCTACTTTCAAGCACACCACCTCAATCTTTGATGACTTTGCACATTATGAAAAGCGTCAAGAAGAGGAGGAAGCCATGCGTAGG
- the YTHDF3 gene encoding YTH domain-containing family protein 3 isoform X3, whose translation MFYLDLTLLHRAEETGEESFSVQNGSIHQKDAVNDDDFEPYLSSQTNQNNSYPPMSDPYMPSYYAPSIGFPYSLGEAAWSTAGDQPMPYLTTYGQMSNGEHHYIPDGVFSQPGALGNTPPFLGQHGFNFFPGNADFSTWGTSGSQGQSTQSSAYSSSYGYPPSSLGRAITDGQAGFGNDTLSKVPGISSIEQGMTGLKIGGDLTAAVTKTVGTALSSSGMTSIAANSVPPVSSAAPKPTSWAAIARKPAKPQPKLKPKGSVGIGGSAVPPPPIKHNMNIGTWDEKGSVVKAPAAQPVLPPQTLVQQPQPLIQPPPLVQGQLPPPQPQPQPGAQPQAQPHQAQPQPQPLQNRWLAPRNRGAGFHQNSGGGGENFGLGVVPASASPSSVEVHPVLEKLKAINNYNPKDFDWNLKNGRVFIIKSYSEDDIHRSIKYSIWCSTEHGNKRLDAAYRSLNGKGPLYLLFSVNGSGHFCGVAEMKSVVDYNAYAGVWSQDKWKGKFEVKWIFVKDVPNNQLRHIRLENNDNKPVTNSRDTQEVPLEKAKQVLKIIATFKHTTSIFDDFAHYEKRQEEEEAMRRERNRNKQ comes from the exons ATGTTCTATCTTGATTTGACTCTGCTTCATAGAGCAGAGGAAACAGGCGAAGAATCAT TTTCAGTACAAAACGGTTCGATTCATCAAAAAGATGCTGTAAATGATGATGATTTTGAGCCATACTTGAGTAGCCAGACAAATCAG aataACAGCTATCCACCAATGTCAGATCCATACATGCCTAGTTACTATGCTCCATCCATTGGATTTCCATATTCTCTTGGGGAAGCAGCATGGTCCACAGCTGGAGACCAACCTATGCCATATCTGACAACCTATGGACAAATGAGTAATGGAGAACATCATTATATACCAGATGGTGTGTTTAGTCAACCTGGGGCATTAGGAAATACCCCTCCATTTCTTGGTCAACATGGATTTAACTTTTTTCCTGGTAATGCTGATTTCTCTACATGGGGGACAAGTGGATCTCAGGGACAATCAACACAAAGTTCTGCTTATAGTAGCAGTTACGGCTATCCACCTAGTTCTCTTGGGAGAGCTATTACTGATGGACAggctggatttggcaatgatacTTTGAGTAAGGTGCCTGGCATTAGCAGTATTGAGCAAGGCATGACTGGACTGAAAATTGGTGGTGACCTGACAGCCGCAGTGACAAAAACTGTAGGAACAGCTTTGAGCAGCAGTGGTATGACTAGCATTGCAGCCAATAGTGTGCCGCCCGTTAGCAGTGCAGCGCCTAAGCCAACTTCCTGGGCTGCCATTGCCAGAAAACCTGCCAAACCTCAACCGAAACTCAAACCCAAGGGCAGCGTGGGGATCGGGGGCTCCGCCGTGCCACCACCTCCTATAAAACACAACATGAATATTGGAACTTGGGATGAAAAGGGGTCAGTAGTAAAGGCTCCAGCAGCCCAACCAGTTCTGCCTCCTCAGACTCTAGTCCAGCAGCCTCAGCCGTTAATTCAGCCGCCACCATTGGTGCAAGGCCAGCTGCCCccgccgcagccgcagccgcagccggGAGCGCAGCCGCAGGCCCAGCCTCACCAAGCACAGCCGCAGCCGCAGCCACTGCAGAATCGCTGGCTCGCTCCTCGGAACAGGGGGGCGGGCTTCCACCAGAACAGTGGAGGGGGAGGTGAAAACTTTGGTTTAGGTGTTGTTCCTGCCAGTGCTTCACCTTCAAGTGTAGAAGTGCATCCAGTGCTGGAAAAGCTAAAGGCCATAAACAACTACAATCCCAAAGACTTTGACTGGAACCTGAAGAACGGACGGGTGTTTATAATTAAAAGCTATTCTGAGGATGACATTCACCGTTCCATTAAGTACTCTATCTGGTGTAGTACTGAGCATGGTAATAAGCGTTTGGATGCCGCTTACCGTTCCCTGAATGGGAAGGGCCCACTCTATTTGCTCTTCAGCGTGAATGGCAGTGGACATTTTTGTGGAGTGGCTGAGATGAAGTCTGTTGTGGACTATAACGCGTATGCCGGTGTCTGGTCTCAGGATAAGTGGAAGGGCAAATTTGAAGTTAAATGGATCTTTGTCAAAGATGTTCCCAATAACCAGTTACGGCATATTCGCTTAGAAAATAATGACAACAAACCAGTTACCAATTCAAGGGACACCCAAGAGGTACCCCTAGAAAAAGCTAAGCAAGTGCTTAAAATAATTGCTACTTTCAAGCACACCACCTCAATCTTTGATGACTTTGCACATTATGAAAAGCGTCAAGAAGAGGAGGAAGCCATGCGTAGG
- the YTHDF3 gene encoding YTH domain-containing family protein 3 isoform X2, which produces MSATSVDQRPKGQGNKVSVQNGSIHQKDAVNDDDFEPYLSSQTNQNNSYPPMSDPYMPSYYAPSIGFPYSLGEAAWSTAGDQPMPYLTTYGQMSNGEHHYIPDGVFSQPGALGNTPPFLGQHGFNFFPGNADFSTWGTSGSQGQSTQSSAYSSSYGYPPSSLGRAITDGQAGFGNDTLSKVPGISSIEQGMTGLKIGGDLTAAVTKTVGTALSSSGMTSIAANSVPPVSSAAPKPTSWAAIARKPAKPQPKLKPKGSVGIGGSAVPPPPIKHNMNIGTWDEKGSVVKAPAAQPVLPPQTLVQQPQPLIQPPPLVQGQLPPPQPQPQPGAQPQAQPHQAQPQPQPLQNRWLAPRNRGAGFHQNSGGGGENFGLGVVPASASPSSVEVHPVLEKLKAINNYNPKDFDWNLKNGRVFIIKSYSEDDIHRSIKYSIWCSTEHGNKRLDAAYRSLNGKGPLYLLFSVNGSGHFCGVAEMKSVVDYNAYAGVWSQDKWKGKFEVKWIFVKDVPNNQLRHIRLENNDNKPVTNSRDTQEVPLEKAKQVLKIIATFKHTTSIFDDFAHYEKRQEEEEAMRRASLVVQWLRIRLPMQGTRIPALVREDPTCRGATKPVHHNY; this is translated from the exons TTTCAGTACAAAACGGTTCGATTCATCAAAAAGATGCTGTAAATGATGATGATTTTGAGCCATACTTGAGTAGCCAGACAAATCAG aataACAGCTATCCACCAATGTCAGATCCATACATGCCTAGTTACTATGCTCCATCCATTGGATTTCCATATTCTCTTGGGGAAGCAGCATGGTCCACAGCTGGAGACCAACCTATGCCATATCTGACAACCTATGGACAAATGAGTAATGGAGAACATCATTATATACCAGATGGTGTGTTTAGTCAACCTGGGGCATTAGGAAATACCCCTCCATTTCTTGGTCAACATGGATTTAACTTTTTTCCTGGTAATGCTGATTTCTCTACATGGGGGACAAGTGGATCTCAGGGACAATCAACACAAAGTTCTGCTTATAGTAGCAGTTACGGCTATCCACCTAGTTCTCTTGGGAGAGCTATTACTGATGGACAggctggatttggcaatgatacTTTGAGTAAGGTGCCTGGCATTAGCAGTATTGAGCAAGGCATGACTGGACTGAAAATTGGTGGTGACCTGACAGCCGCAGTGACAAAAACTGTAGGAACAGCTTTGAGCAGCAGTGGTATGACTAGCATTGCAGCCAATAGTGTGCCGCCCGTTAGCAGTGCAGCGCCTAAGCCAACTTCCTGGGCTGCCATTGCCAGAAAACCTGCCAAACCTCAACCGAAACTCAAACCCAAGGGCAGCGTGGGGATCGGGGGCTCCGCCGTGCCACCACCTCCTATAAAACACAACATGAATATTGGAACTTGGGATGAAAAGGGGTCAGTAGTAAAGGCTCCAGCAGCCCAACCAGTTCTGCCTCCTCAGACTCTAGTCCAGCAGCCTCAGCCGTTAATTCAGCCGCCACCATTGGTGCAAGGCCAGCTGCCCccgccgcagccgcagccgcagccggGAGCGCAGCCGCAGGCCCAGCCTCACCAAGCACAGCCGCAGCCGCAGCCACTGCAGAATCGCTGGCTCGCTCCTCGGAACAGGGGGGCGGGCTTCCACCAGAACAGTGGAGGGGGAGGTGAAAACTTTGGTTTAGGTGTTGTTCCTGCCAGTGCTTCACCTTCAAGTGTAGAAGTGCATCCAGTGCTGGAAAAGCTAAAGGCCATAAACAACTACAATCCCAAAGACTTTGACTGGAACCTGAAGAACGGACGGGTGTTTATAATTAAAAGCTATTCTGAGGATGACATTCACCGTTCCATTAAGTACTCTATCTGGTGTAGTACTGAGCATGGTAATAAGCGTTTGGATGCCGCTTACCGTTCCCTGAATGGGAAGGGCCCACTCTATTTGCTCTTCAGCGTGAATGGCAGTGGACATTTTTGTGGAGTGGCTGAGATGAAGTCTGTTGTGGACTATAACGCGTATGCCGGTGTCTGGTCTCAGGATAAGTGGAAGGGCAAATTTGAAGTTAAATGGATCTTTGTCAAAGATGTTCCCAATAACCAGTTACGGCATATTCGCTTAGAAAATAATGACAACAAACCAGTTACCAATTCAAGGGACACCCAAGAGGTACCCCTAGAAAAAGCTAAGCAAGTGCTTAAAATAATTGCTACTTTCAAGCACACCACCTCAATCTTTGATGACTTTGCACATTATGAAAAGCGTCAAGAAGAGGAGGAAGCCATGCGTAGG
- the YTHDF3 gene encoding YTH domain-containing family protein 3 isoform X4: protein MSDPYMPSYYAPSIGFPYSLGEAAWSTAGDQPMPYLTTYGQMSNGEHHYIPDGVFSQPGALGNTPPFLGQHGFNFFPGNADFSTWGTSGSQGQSTQSSAYSSSYGYPPSSLGRAITDGQAGFGNDTLSKVPGISSIEQGMTGLKIGGDLTAAVTKTVGTALSSSGMTSIAANSVPPVSSAAPKPTSWAAIARKPAKPQPKLKPKGSVGIGGSAVPPPPIKHNMNIGTWDEKGSVVKAPAAQPVLPPQTLVQQPQPLIQPPPLVQGQLPPPQPQPQPGAQPQAQPHQAQPQPQPLQNRWLAPRNRGAGFHQNSGGGGENFGLGVVPASASPSSVEVHPVLEKLKAINNYNPKDFDWNLKNGRVFIIKSYSEDDIHRSIKYSIWCSTEHGNKRLDAAYRSLNGKGPLYLLFSVNGSGHFCGVAEMKSVVDYNAYAGVWSQDKWKGKFEVKWIFVKDVPNNQLRHIRLENNDNKPVTNSRDTQEVPLEKAKQVLKIIATFKHTTSIFDDFAHYEKRQEEEEAMRRASLVVQWLRIRLPMQGTRIPALVREDPTCRGATKPVHHNY from the coding sequence ATGTCAGATCCATACATGCCTAGTTACTATGCTCCATCCATTGGATTTCCATATTCTCTTGGGGAAGCAGCATGGTCCACAGCTGGAGACCAACCTATGCCATATCTGACAACCTATGGACAAATGAGTAATGGAGAACATCATTATATACCAGATGGTGTGTTTAGTCAACCTGGGGCATTAGGAAATACCCCTCCATTTCTTGGTCAACATGGATTTAACTTTTTTCCTGGTAATGCTGATTTCTCTACATGGGGGACAAGTGGATCTCAGGGACAATCAACACAAAGTTCTGCTTATAGTAGCAGTTACGGCTATCCACCTAGTTCTCTTGGGAGAGCTATTACTGATGGACAggctggatttggcaatgatacTTTGAGTAAGGTGCCTGGCATTAGCAGTATTGAGCAAGGCATGACTGGACTGAAAATTGGTGGTGACCTGACAGCCGCAGTGACAAAAACTGTAGGAACAGCTTTGAGCAGCAGTGGTATGACTAGCATTGCAGCCAATAGTGTGCCGCCCGTTAGCAGTGCAGCGCCTAAGCCAACTTCCTGGGCTGCCATTGCCAGAAAACCTGCCAAACCTCAACCGAAACTCAAACCCAAGGGCAGCGTGGGGATCGGGGGCTCCGCCGTGCCACCACCTCCTATAAAACACAACATGAATATTGGAACTTGGGATGAAAAGGGGTCAGTAGTAAAGGCTCCAGCAGCCCAACCAGTTCTGCCTCCTCAGACTCTAGTCCAGCAGCCTCAGCCGTTAATTCAGCCGCCACCATTGGTGCAAGGCCAGCTGCCCccgccgcagccgcagccgcagccggGAGCGCAGCCGCAGGCCCAGCCTCACCAAGCACAGCCGCAGCCGCAGCCACTGCAGAATCGCTGGCTCGCTCCTCGGAACAGGGGGGCGGGCTTCCACCAGAACAGTGGAGGGGGAGGTGAAAACTTTGGTTTAGGTGTTGTTCCTGCCAGTGCTTCACCTTCAAGTGTAGAAGTGCATCCAGTGCTGGAAAAGCTAAAGGCCATAAACAACTACAATCCCAAAGACTTTGACTGGAACCTGAAGAACGGACGGGTGTTTATAATTAAAAGCTATTCTGAGGATGACATTCACCGTTCCATTAAGTACTCTATCTGGTGTAGTACTGAGCATGGTAATAAGCGTTTGGATGCCGCTTACCGTTCCCTGAATGGGAAGGGCCCACTCTATTTGCTCTTCAGCGTGAATGGCAGTGGACATTTTTGTGGAGTGGCTGAGATGAAGTCTGTTGTGGACTATAACGCGTATGCCGGTGTCTGGTCTCAGGATAAGTGGAAGGGCAAATTTGAAGTTAAATGGATCTTTGTCAAAGATGTTCCCAATAACCAGTTACGGCATATTCGCTTAGAAAATAATGACAACAAACCAGTTACCAATTCAAGGGACACCCAAGAGGTACCCCTAGAAAAAGCTAAGCAAGTGCTTAAAATAATTGCTACTTTCAAGCACACCACCTCAATCTTTGATGACTTTGCACATTATGAAAAGCGTCAAGAAGAGGAGGAAGCCATGCGTAGG